A genomic stretch from Flavobacterium nitratireducens includes:
- a CDS encoding acyl-CoA reductase, with protein sequence MTIEIKKNIFVALGKFLSQFSETENKQREDVQGNAVFFDSFVDLIHLSQSHNGWYTPEQVYFAIQSWAQALTEESINQWLSNYSLENVKQKKVALILAGNIPLVGFHDFLSVLITGHDVVVKTSSNDQHLLPFLAKYLIHIAPELANKITFAEGKLENFDAVIATGSNNTARYFEYYFKDKPAIIRKNRNSVAVLNGKETKEDLIALGEDIFRYFGLGCRNVSKLFVPEGYVFDSFFEAMFEYQNVIQYEKYANNYDYNKAVFLMSNFQLLDNGFLTIKEDNSYSSPISSVFYEYYKDLEDVKNKLENDSEQIQCIVSNNLIKNSIPFGQTQKPKLWDYADNVDTISFLLIT encoded by the coding sequence ATGACAATAGAAATCAAAAAAAATATTTTTGTAGCCTTAGGAAAATTTCTAAGTCAATTTTCTGAAACCGAAAACAAACAAAGAGAAGACGTTCAAGGGAATGCTGTTTTTTTTGATTCTTTTGTTGATTTAATTCATCTTTCACAATCGCATAACGGATGGTACACTCCTGAACAGGTGTATTTTGCAATACAATCTTGGGCACAAGCCTTAACAGAAGAAAGTATTAACCAATGGCTTTCTAACTATTCTCTTGAGAATGTAAAACAAAAAAAGGTAGCCTTAATTCTTGCTGGAAACATCCCTCTTGTTGGTTTTCATGATTTTCTAAGTGTCCTAATAACAGGTCATGATGTGGTTGTAAAAACTTCATCGAACGATCAACATTTACTTCCATTTTTAGCCAAATATTTAATTCATATCGCTCCTGAATTAGCTAACAAAATTACTTTTGCAGAAGGTAAACTAGAAAATTTTGACGCAGTAATTGCTACAGGAAGTAACAATACGGCTCGATATTTTGAATATTATTTCAAAGACAAACCCGCTATTATTCGCAAAAACAGAAACTCTGTCGCGGTATTGAACGGCAAAGAAACCAAAGAAGATTTAATTGCATTAGGCGAGGATATTTTTAGGTATTTTGGACTGGGTTGCCGCAATGTTTCTAAACTTTTTGTACCAGAAGGCTATGTTTTTGATTCCTTTTTTGAAGCTATGTTTGAATACCAAAATGTGATTCAATATGAAAAATACGCTAACAATTACGATTACAACAAAGCTGTTTTCTTGATGAGTAATTTTCAATTATTAGACAATGGTTTCTTGACTATAAAAGAGGACAATAGTTATTCCTCCCCTATTTCTAGTGTTTTTTATGAATACTACAAAGACCTTGAAGATGTAAAAAACAAACTAGAAAATGACTCCGAACAAATCCAATGTATCGTGAGTAATAATTTAATTAAAAACAGTATTCCCTTTGGACAAACACAAAAGCCTAAATTATGGGATTATGCAGATAACGTCGACACTATATCGTTTTTGTTAATAACATAG
- a CDS encoding D-2-hydroxyacid dehydrogenase, with the protein MKVLANDGISKSGILALEKGGFEVITTKVAQEQVANYINENNVSVILVRSATKVRKDIIDACPGIKIIGRGGVGMDNIDVEYAKSKGIAVINTPASSSESVAELVFGHLLTGVRFLHDSNRNMPLEGDTKFNELKKAYANGIELRGKTLGIVGIGRIGQATAKMALGLGMKVIAADSFIPQVDVKVEFFDGQSITTTIKTQSLESVFAESDFITLHVPAQNGYIVTEKEFATMKDGVGIVNCARGGVINEVDLVKALDSGKVAFAGLDVFENEPTPATQLLMHPKISLTPHIGAATDEAQDRIGTELASQIISILS; encoded by the coding sequence ATGAAAGTATTAGCAAACGATGGGATTTCAAAAAGTGGAATCTTAGCTTTAGAAAAAGGTGGTTTTGAAGTAATCACTACAAAAGTTGCTCAAGAACAAGTAGCTAACTACATCAACGAAAACAACGTAAGTGTTATTTTAGTTCGTAGTGCTACTAAAGTTCGTAAGGACATTATTGATGCTTGTCCGGGCATTAAAATTATTGGTCGTGGTGGTGTAGGTATGGATAATATTGATGTTGAATACGCTAAAAGCAAAGGTATTGCTGTAATCAACACTCCTGCTTCGTCATCAGAATCAGTAGCTGAATTAGTATTTGGTCACTTATTAACTGGTGTTCGTTTTTTACATGATTCAAACAGAAACATGCCATTAGAAGGTGATACAAAATTCAACGAATTGAAAAAGGCCTATGCTAATGGAATTGAATTAAGAGGTAAAACTTTAGGTATCGTAGGTATTGGTCGTATTGGTCAAGCTACTGCTAAAATGGCTCTTGGTTTAGGAATGAAAGTGATTGCTGCGGATAGTTTTATCCCACAAGTAGATGTAAAAGTAGAGTTCTTTGACGGACAATCAATCACAACTACAATTAAAACACAATCATTAGAATCTGTTTTTGCTGAATCTGATTTCATTACTTTACACGTTCCTGCTCAAAACGGATATATCGTTACTGAGAAAGAATTTGCTACTATGAAAGACGGTGTAGGTATTGTAAACTGTGCTCGTGGTGGTGTAATTAACGAAGTAGATTTAGTAAAAGCATTAGACAGCGGTAAAGTTGCTTTTGCTGGATTAGACGTGTTCGAAAACGAACCAACTCCAGCTACTCAATTATTAATGCACCCAAAAATCTCTTTGACTCCACACATTGGAGCTGCTACAGATGAGGCGCAAGATAGAATTGGAACTGAATTAGCCTCTCAAATCATCAGTATTTTGAGCTAA